The Branchiostoma lanceolatum isolate klBraLanc5 chromosome 1, klBraLanc5.hap2, whole genome shotgun sequence genomic sequence ATCTAATGTAAACAGCAACTTTGTTTAACATGTTTCTTATGTGCCTTTATGCAGAAAACCTTGGAAGAAGCAaaagtgctgaattggtgcagagTTTCGAGACCATTGACACCTGTTCAGACAACAGGTAAGCTTTCCCTCTATCAATGCCTACCTTAGAAATAGAATGTGTAATGTATACATAACCtgttggttttgttttcatgccATTGTAACCAAAGAATAGGTGGCATGGTTTCATTGCTTACTCAGAGACCATTAACAGCTTTTTTATCCGTGTTTCAGCATGTTTAACCTTAGGATTCCTCTAGAGCATGCAGCTGATTCTGTACCCATGGCATCTTGTCCTCAACTAGTCAGCTGCCTTGATTGTCTTTCCTTTGTTTCACAGACTTAAATGAAAAGGCTAATCTACCAAAGGGATAACCTATACCAAGTTGATGTAAATGACATTTGCAGTGCAAAGAGCCAAAGATGAATAATATAATATCATGTCTGCgtgtatttcatgtatttccAGGTGATGGaaactgcctgctgcatgcTGTGTCCCAGTACATGTGGGGGGTCCATGACCGGGATCTGACCCTCCGCAGACTGTTGAACCGCACCATGGTGGCCGACATGACCGAAGACATGAAGAGACGCTGGAATCGTAGCTGTAAATCTCACAACCAGCATGTGGACCTGGAGTATGCTTCATTGGTAAGTAGTGGCATGGAAAAAGGACTGTTTCTTTTTACTCTATTTCAATCTGAAACATATATAGTAAAAAAGGCCCAGCAGAATTCTATATCTTTACTACAGCTAGCAGTAAGAACATAGAAAAAAAGTATagaattttttgttttcattcaaacCATGCATAAAAAGAAACACTagaagttttgttttcattcaaacCAAGCATGAAATGGAATACTAAATGTAGTGTAATATTGTCTGCCTGTAACAGGCTCTAAACAGTATGGTGCAAACTTCTTTTACAGGAGTGGAGGCAGGAGTGGAACATTGTGGTTTCAATGACAGACCCAACACCAAACCCTCCTGAGGCCAATGACCTCCCCTACAAGTCCCTTGAAGAGTTCCACATCTTTGTTCTGGCCAATCTCCTTCGTCGACCAATCATTATCCTTGCTGAAGATGTACTTCACAACTTCGAGGGTCACACCTTTGCACCAATCCACTTCAGCGGTATCTACCTTCCCCTACGTTGGAAGCCTGAAGAATGTGTGCGGTCTCCCATCATTCTTGGGTACCTGCAGCAGCACTTCACACCCTTACTGAGCCAAGAGGAGGCCCCAGCACCGATAGGCCTGGCTACAGGCGAGTATGCTGTGCCTTTGGTCAAACATGACCTCACCATGCTAACAGTTCAGTTTCTACTCGAACAAGAAGAGAACCAGGCTAGAGAGCTTCTACAGAAGTACCTGGACCTGATGGAGCTGCCGTATACAAGGAAGGAGTCCATCTCCATGGTCCTTGCAGCAAAGTTGAACCTGAACCCTCCTCCTGAGGAGCAAGATCTCATCAAAGACTACTTCCAGGCTGTGGAGAAAACTTACAAGAAGCCAGAAGAAATGCTGGAAGCTGCAGAACCAGAAAAAGTGCCTCAAGAGGAGTTACAACCACCAGCAGTCAACAAGGAGCAAACTGAAGCTAGAGGAGAAGCTAAAGCATGCAGCACCCCTGGCTGTGATATGTTTGGAACACCTGAGCAAAATGGACTTTGCACAAAATGTTTCAGAGAAAGTACAGTCTCCAAAAAGCCACCAGGACCAGCTGAAGCTCCTGCATTGCCAGCTGTTGTTGTTCCAAATTCCTCCATGCTGATGAGGGAGTGCAAGACCCCTGGTTGCCAGTACTTCTGCTCCATTGCCACTGGAGAATATTGTCACGAATGTTATGAGAAATTAACTGGTGATCAGCGGAGGAGGGAGGTGGCAGCAGGAAGAGCCACTCAGACTGCAAAAGAAGTGCAGCCACTTGCAGGAAATCCTAACAAGTGTGTCACGGAAGACTGCAACAATGACCGCAACCCTGACAATGAAAACCTCTGTGATGTCTGCTTTATCAACATCCTCGCAAAGTCAAGCCAGCCACCATCTGTGCATCCATCCAAGCAAACTGAGCGTGCGTCTAGTCTGAGTATCATTCCAACCACACCACAGCCCCTGCACAGTGTCGAGAACAGGACCAACAGTCAGAGTCTGGGCCACATCAGTGACTTCACTCATCCAGTCAAGTGCATCATCCCAGAATGTCTCAGGACAGGCTACCCCAAAACCAACGACATGTGTAAGAAATGCTTCATTGACCAACGAGGTAGAGTTGCAGGTGCTGTTGCTGCAGCTGTCACAACTATGGCTGCTGTTTTGACTCACATCAGCTCAACATTTACGTCTGCCAAGACATCAACACCTGGAGGATCCCCTACCTGCAAGACTGCAGGATGCGAGATGTTTGGGGCTCCTGGCCAGGATGGGTACTGCTCTCAGTGCTACCTGATAGAGTTAGGAAAGAAATCCCGACCAAAGCCAGCTGTTGAAATTGCAGCCACCCAGAAAACTGTGGCCACAGCACCCCAACGGCCAGCTGAAGAAATCTACACAACTGCAGCGATCAATGATGTGACCAAAGCAAGGTACTTCAAGAAGTGCAAGACAACAGACTGTATGAGGGTTGGCCATGAGACAGCCAATGGTCTTTGCCATGAATGTTACACCAAAGGAAGCACAGGAAGAATTGCAGACAAAACTTCAGCAGCAGCCAACCTGCCAAGTTCTGGACCAGAAGAATTGGTACCCACAGGTGCAGAGGGAAGCACCAATCCCCAGACTTCTAATCAAAGTGAGACAAGACCTCTTGGGTTCGAACTGTCTTCATCGTCAACCCTTCCTCTTGGCCCCATTGACCCACAGACTGGGGACAATGTTTCTACAGAGTGTTTGATTGAGGGTTGCAAAAATATGAAGCTTGAGAACACTGGTGGCAGATGTTACTGGTGTCTGAAGAAGGGGAAGATACCAGCATCACCAAAACCACCAGCAGAATCACCTGCAGCTCCCAGTAGCACTGCAGAGCCACCTGCTGCAGCTCCTACCAGCACCacagctgctgcagctgcaggAGATCCACAGCCTGTTCCCTCGCTTGTTGACAGAAAGCAGTGTCCGGCACCTCACTGTGATGCCTTTGGTGATGCCATGTACAACGGCCTCTGCTCCAAGTGTTTCCACACCCTTAGAGAGTACCATAGCAAGAAGCCTGGCGATTCAGCAAGTCCTCTGCCCAATGGTCCTCATCACTCATCGGAGGAACAGTCATCCAACACCATCATCACAGCAGGCCATGGAGCATCAGTGGTCGTGACACCTGGTAATGTTACAGTGACAACAGAGGAAGGAGGAACTGTATCGGTTGCCAGGACGACAACACAAGTCCCTGTGCCAGATGAGCCACAGCTGCCATGTGTGAACGCTGCCCAGGGATGTGTGATGTTCGGCACAAAGGAACAGATGGGCTTCTGCTTCCAGTGCTTCTGTAAACACACCAGTCAGCAAGCAGAGCAGCCTCCTGTCAATCACCCGCCCCAGCCTCCTGTCAATCATCCACCCCAGCCTGCTGTCAATCATCCACCCCaaccagccaatcagcacccAGGAGAGACACCGCTGAGGGTCCTGGCTGAAGTTGCAGGTCAGTTGATGATATTTAATTCGATCACTAACAATATTTGGTCAAAGTTGTTGCATTAAACTATAGAAGTATAATGTAGGCCTTGTCATAGGTTTGGTCATAAAAAGTTGTCAACATTTTGAGGACATTGAAGCTCATGGTGTATATTGACTTTAACTTAAGTTAGCTTTACTTCCTGTCTCCCACTTGCTTTACTTCTATGGCCAAATCTGTTTGAACCTGGACAGCTTGAATCTTACAAACCATAGCATTTGAGAGCATGGAGTAAAGAGATTACTTTAGAATATTCATtaacttttgatgtattttttgcCATAGCAGCCATGGGAGAACAAGCCAAAGTTGAGTTAACtcacctaaaaaaaaaaaaccttgtctCTTTCACGTCCAGGTGCTTCACACTACGCTGCCAGGTTGCCACGACAACGGTGTATTGCTCCAGGGTGTGACATGCACGGTGAACTCGAGAACCTCAACATGTGCTCCAAGTGTTACCTGCGCCACATTGCCGAGGTCCATCGTGCCAAGGACATCGAGGCCCACAGGGCGCAAAACCTCCACACCAATGTGGAGCCACCTACAGCATATGCACCAAGGGTATTGTTGCTTGATTAGCTTCTGGTAGTATTAGAAAGTTTGAATCTCCAACAAATTTTTAAGGTGAAACATCTCTTCGGCTAGCtatatgtattatgtgaaaAATAAGGACACCATAACTTAGCGGAAAACATACCCATATCTGGAAACAAGGCCAACCTTTAAAAGCCCTTTTCCCACACTGCTTTGCGAGTAGGTCAgaaacacataaacacatacacaccctAACTCTCttaatgtattacatgtatggtcTTTCTGCACCTTATTGCAATGACAAGGTTGAAAGAAGGGAAGACCAAGATTTTTCTAGATTGTGACTGTGTAATTCAGAATTAGACATCAGTAAAGTTTAACTTTTACTGCTCTCTAACTTACTGATCTCTAATTTACTGCTCTCTAATTCATTGATCTCTAATTCCATGTCCTTATCTTTACAGATAATCCATGCTACAGTCCAGACTGGTCCCTACTACCCTCCTCCTACCTACAACCCAGTCGTCCCTGAGCCCCAGCCTGGGTATGCACCACCAGCCTACCACCCCCGACAACAGTGTGCCACACCAAACTGTCCCAATGATGGCTACCCTGACCAGGAGAACCTGTGTGCTCCATGTTTCCAGAAGTTCATGAGTCTGATGACACCACAGCAGGCTGTGAGAAAACTGGAACCACAAGAAGCCTATCAGAAATATGTAGCACAGGAGCCCACAAAGTCAAGTGCCCTGAGGATGTGTAAGGCAGAGGGTTGTGAGAATTTTGGCAACTCCAGGTGTTTTGGATTCTGTCATGGGTGTTACCAGGCAAATTATGCCAACTGAGGCATTTTTGTATAATAACACATTTTACAGATTGAACAAGGTACACACCTGGACCATGCTGATACTTTTGAAAACAGTAGCATCACATACATTGTTGCATGTATCAGCCTATTATAGCAAGGAGATGCTTTAAGTCCATCATGTATACTGGTACATGCTGAAAAGAGCATCAAGTATTGCTAACAAAGAGGACCAAGAGCAGGATGGTATGGACAGGAATAAGGAGAAATGTGTAGCACAATATCCAAAGTGTGGATTGATCATGATGCTGTTTATTACAAGAGCACTGGCATAGAATAGCACAGATAATTCAAGTTGTAATgttgtttaggccacaccaacttgattttatggatgacatcctgtggagaccccaaaactaatgcgcgcgggcgaaaaaaaagaaaatccagccaaaaaaaaaaaatgctgctaaaccacagggctactagtacaaagctggtattgcgaattgaaccacagaacacagtttatttgtaggaggtacatgtgggttgtcttgttcatcatagcagactcagtgCAAGTGATtaatttttaatatattgacaagaatgaccaaagaagtatactattagaaggtatttggctccaaggactgtggatgatatatgactgtaatAAGAATTATacctcatatacacccataagggcagtttcaacatacatggcattgaactccatattaagcattccatggtttacgctcacaaatctcactgtgaaacctctgccaatccctcaattcctctgccatgtctctcattattgcaaaagaaacgtgtgagagccactctggacaggtcgtgtttgaaattgtctgggcgatactcgctgcatGGCctccgcgatcctctcgtacaactttgcaaacgcaaaatctccctagccaacatcgatggcataccaatccacaaatacgccccagttttccgataagccggcacaatgctagccttttgcggcaatctaagtcagcaagttccggagttccgtgtagccttggaggaggtgattttttaaatttttttgacaacaggcgaaaatcaatgcgcgcgcggatgtaatccataagattaagttggtgtggccttacagagAGAAGATAATTTTATGTTGCAAGTTTTGTGAATAAGAGTGCATTGGTTGATTTAAATTTGCATATACTGATGTATGATGGAAACTTGCACATAGATGTAGTTgcaatgtttttacattttcaaaggTAGTGCCACACAGTTTGTAAGATAATTATTTAGAATTGATTGTAAGATGGAGACTGTTTTCCATTAATTTGTGTGGGTAGGAAACCTGAAGACATTTATTTCAAGGTTATAGTGTTGTGCAGTGCAGGTGGAGTAAGACAAAGCATTCTTTGTGGCAAGGGGGTGGTTGTTATTAGAGTTAATCATGTGGGCTGTGTTTACCCAAGCTGATATTCTTGACGTAATTATACGGTTATATGTATACAAAAACTGTATAATTACGTGAAGCATATAAGCTagtatattatatatcattagcAAGTATATATATAAGTTGCAAACATTATTTAAATCAAGGCTGCATGAATAGTGAGATTGAACATCAGATGAAAGAAAGAACTGTGACAAGGAAGAGATTTCAGCCTGAAAAAGCACATTGAAGGTACAAAGATGTACCATGTATACTATGATCATGTAAGTTGTGTGTTGTTACCATTTCAAACAATAATTATATTGTGTGCAGCATAAAAAAAAGCATTATTTAGTAGGTTGACCATCAACAGAGGTTGTAGGCTTGCAGCCCTTTGTTTATCATGGGATCATACCTTCATGAAATCATTGCATTGTTACAGTAATGTTATGTAATGCCATGAGTAAAGTAGGCTCACAAACATTTTAATATTTCATTAAAACCCTAAAGAATACCATAATGATTTGTTGTAATCAGTGGTACGTGTCAATGAGAGTATCAAATGTCACACACCCGCATATTTTGGCATTTGTAAGATGTTAGAGACACTAACGTTTGTCTGAATTTGAGATTATAGTTTAGCACCTCATAAAATGCTACAAAACAGGATGAAGAACAGAATTGAGTTCACAGCTATTAATACAATTGCGTTATAGAATTTTTGTCACTGAAATAATCCAAACAGTAGGGTTTGACACAGAAAGTATAATTTTATTTCTATACTTAGTCTAGCACATTATGTTAAACAGAAATATTGTGTTAATGCCAACAAAGAGTAAGAAAAATACCTTTCAACGTAATACCATGTTCAAAATGACCAAACTGGAAGACTAGCATTTATTCGCTAGTCTGcaagaatacatgtatctaaatagAGTTACATAAAGCATGCATACCGTATCATATCAAATGGTATGACATTGCTCAAATTGTAAAAAGTGTTTAATTTGGGATTTGCAGTTTTGCTGTGTACTGTCAAGTCTCAGGGGTATTTTACATTTCATCCACAATGACATCTTTGATATTAAACAGTAGCATTCATTTTAagtaacttacatgtatttcataaatGGCTGAGAATTAAGCCCTTCTAAGAGTTACTTTTTTGTAGTAGAAATAGGTGCTGTAAATATTGCCATTGTTCAGCTTATTGTTTACGTGTTATTGTTTTCTGTTGATATGCTAATATCTTGGTCATCAGCTGGAATTTGTACTCTTGAATATAATCTAACAGTAAAACACATTTTCCTGTAATAATTTTCATGTATGGAGCCAACAAATAATAACCTGCATGGTGATTAAAAAACAGATAAAGCTTATGTGGTAATGATCTGTTTCATACCTAGTAAATCATATTTTTATGTACTAGTAGTTAACATTACATCTATTATGTTATGCATAGGCAGACATACCACGTTCTTGTAAGTTTATACCCAAAACTTTGGGATGGGGGATGGTTAAAATAGTGATGCATTATTTTTTTTGAGATCAGCAGTTCTTGCCAGCTTAGCAGTAGTTTGTCAGCATATTTTCCACATTTCTCTCCAAAACTCCCTTCCTATACTCCTTCCTTAGATTAGTTCAGTATCTGCACTAAAGCCTACACAGAAATCACAtgaaatgttacatttcttCTCAAAAACTTTATTTGTAGTCCACTAGTCATCATAGCTTGGTAGACTATAGTTAGTGAGAATACATCAGCTCCTCCTAGTGGTCATTACAGTACTGCAACTCACTATTAGCCAAATAGTTGCATGATCAGCATATACAACGGCCTGGTAGCGCTCCATCAAGGCACAACTCTCTTTCTCCTCACTGTTATGTTAGGGGACATATCAATCCTAACACAGAAATATGGCTACTTGTAGAATATCTGACAGTACCAGGCTCACCTACGCCTGTGGtacgtacaaatgtatatgcatTAGGCAAGTAACATTGTTCTCTTTCAAGTTAGGAAGAGAATCATTATGGCAATTTGTAATCCCTACTGACTTTGTAATGTTATGTACCTCTATATCCCACTGTAGATCTACAGGAATGTATTTCTGTAACCAAACTCTGCTGACCACTGCAACATCTAGTCTGTACCTCATTTCCAAGACCTCAAATGGCATGTGAAGCATTCCACCATATGGCACAACATACAGTATTCATATTTCTTAATATCTCCTTCAAATTGAAAAGTTACAATATAATTCTCAAAGGCATATAATCAATACCGTATCTGTACATCATTCAAGACACACTTTTGGTGTAACTTATCTGAttcagcttcacaggcacagtTAGTAGTCATTATATTACAGCATTGAAGCAGTTGTCACACCCATATGTAAGCCCTGCATATCTAACTTCAAGTGTTTTCTACCTTGAAGGCTATCTTAAGAAGATCCCTTTATGGCTTTATTCTGTAATTCATATCAAATGGAAGAAGTCAAATATAATGGCAGTACAAATCTGTCCCTTGCTACCCATCATGACCATGCTGTAATCCTACAAGCTACATTGTAACTTCATCATATTGTGAAGAAATGTGCAGGCAGTTAATTTACTTATAATTATTATGTAATAGTGCTCAGCTCAGCTTCAAACTTCTTGAATTTTTCTTCCATACTTGGTGGACAAGTTTAGAAAtcttagacatacatgtatgtaaagaatTCCTATACATTaagtgtttgtctgtttcttaTAACCTCCCTGAGTTTTTGCATTGCACATTGTAATTGTCAAGTTCTGAAATGAGTTTGGAACAGGATGGACTAGTATGaagaaataggtaaatatattcTTTCTGTAAAACCAATTATTCGAATCCGCTTTTAGAAATATTGTGATGAAAACTAATTGTTTTCATTTGTTCTAAATTTGTGTTTCACAAAACTTCATTGCAAACATTACTATTTGGAATTAAACCAGTGTGAAAGGCCTGTATGGATGGGTTTGGGGGCAATACAATTTTCTTGAAGATATTTAATTTACAAACTGCATATCAAAACATTGTACGGAATTTTTGCACTTAATTTCTGCCAAATATATAGACCTCCTATAACTCTATATATCATAAATATCTCTGAATATGTCTCCTTTTAACAGTATCAGCCAGCTGATGCTACACTGGATTTCTTCCAGAAATTGCAATTAGTTAATAGAGATTTGTTAAAGGAATGTTGTAACAGTCTCCAATCTTATGTTTACATATTTCTTGATTATGTCTGAGTCTTCTAATATCCCGTAACGGTACcaaaaaaaatggactgttgAAAGTCACAGTAAGTCTGAGTGTCACAGTGTCTCTGAGTCGATGTCTTGCTGTTGGTACTGGTTCAGTCAGATACGTTCTCTTCTCAAGGCCGCCTTTCTTTCATGGTCCCTCCTAAGGATTGTAACAAATCACACTGAATTTTAGTTTTGCTTTCTGAATTCAgctgaaacaaaaaaattcaatttgcaGCTGATTTTCTAATTCCAAAGTTTGAAGGCGttaaaccagatagtgagtgagtgtggtGCTTACCCATACATCATCTCAtcggctgggtttacacacacgTTTTCCAACTGGACTCGGAGTCGAGTTGGACTTGGAGACAGCTGGGTTGCCTTTGATTGAAGTGGAATTCTGTATGTAGTGTAAAAAGTATGTTCACAATCAAAAAGTTCACAAAGGCTGACAATGTTGTTAATGATAGTAGCACAACTATCAAATTGAACGTAAATGTAGCATACTTAGTTCCTGTATTAGAGTGCATGtgcttgattttgttttcttatctaACATTAATGATCATAGTGTAACTAAGGTAATTAAGAAATTCAATCAAAAGTAAATTAACATGAATGACAATTATG encodes the following:
- the LOC136434589 gene encoding tumor necrosis factor alpha-induced protein 3-like isoform X2, which translates into the protein MSITWEDMEKVKKMPRSPSFVDVGKTRQLQDLILDSIQGGRDVTGAEVCYLGAMTGHSLVLPCISLFPHNFQEDLNKQLFDRFMQKTLEEAKVLNWCRVSRPLTPVQTTGDGNCLLHAVSQYMWGVHDRDLTLRRLLNRTMVADMTEDMKRRWNRSCKSHNQHVDLEYASLEWRQEWNIVVSMTDPTPNPPEANDLPYKSLEEFHIFVLANLLRRPIIILAEDVLHNFEGHTFAPIHFSGIYLPLRWKPEECVRSPIILGYLQQHFTPLLSQEEAPAPIGLATGEYAVPLVKHDLTMLTVQFLLEQEENQARELLQKYLDLMELPYTRKESISMVLAAKLNLNPPPEEQDLIKDYFQAVEKTYKKPEEMLEAAEPEKVPQEELQPPAVNKEQTEARGEAKACSTPGCDMFGTPEQNGLCTKCFRESTVSKKPPGPAEAPALPAVVVPNSSMLMRECKTPGCQYFCSIATGEYCHECYEKLTGDQRRREVAAGRATQTAKEVQPLAGNPNKCVTEDCNNDRNPDNENLCDVCFINILAKSSQPPSVHPSKQTERASSLSIIPTTPQPLHSVENRTNSQSLGHISDFTHPVKCIIPECLRTGYPKTNDMCKKCFIDQRGRVAGAVAAAVTTMAAVLTHISSTFTSAKTSTPGGSPTCKTAGCEMFGAPGQDGYCSQCYLIELGKKSRPKPAVEIAATQKTVATAPQRPAEEIYTTAAINDVTKARYFKKCKTTDCMRVGHETANGLCHECYTKGSTGRIADKTSAAANLPSSGPEELVPTGAEGSTNPQTSNQSETRPLGFELSSSSTLPLGPIDPQTGDNVSTECLIEGCKNMKLENTGGRCYWCLKKGKIPASPKPPAESPAAPSSTAEPPAAAPTSTTAAAAAGDPQPVPSLVDRKQCPAPHCDAFGDAMYNGLCSKCFHTLREYHSKKPGDSASPLPNGPHHSSEEQSSNTIITAGHGASVVVTPGNVTVTTEEGGTVSVARTTTQVPVPDEPQLPCVNAAQGCVMFGTKEQMGFCFQCFCKHTSQQAEQPPVNHPPQPPVNHPPQPAVNHPPQPANQHPGETPLRVLAEVAGASHYAARLPRQRCIAPGCDMHGELENLNMCSKCYLRHIAEVHRAKDIEAHRAQNLHTNVEPPTAYAPRIIHATVQTGPYYPPPTYNPVVPEPQPGYAPPAYHPRQQCATPNCPNDGYPDQENLCAPCFQKFMSLMTPQQAVRKLEPQEAYQKYVAQEPTKSSALRMCKAEGCENFGNSRCFGFCHGCYQANYAN
- the LOC136434589 gene encoding uncharacterized protein isoform X1 — protein: MSSVKKGIPRPTLKILDTSVGEKRLRSCRTRLLFPAVLHFNIKCLIQYRRSSMSITWEDMEKVKKMPRSPSFVDVGKTRQLQDLILDSIQGGRDVTGAEVCYLGAMTGHSLVLPCISLFPHNFQEDLNKQLFDRFMQKTLEEAKVLNWCRVSRPLTPVQTTGDGNCLLHAVSQYMWGVHDRDLTLRRLLNRTMVADMTEDMKRRWNRSCKSHNQHVDLEYASLEWRQEWNIVVSMTDPTPNPPEANDLPYKSLEEFHIFVLANLLRRPIIILAEDVLHNFEGHTFAPIHFSGIYLPLRWKPEECVRSPIILGYLQQHFTPLLSQEEAPAPIGLATGEYAVPLVKHDLTMLTVQFLLEQEENQARELLQKYLDLMELPYTRKESISMVLAAKLNLNPPPEEQDLIKDYFQAVEKTYKKPEEMLEAAEPEKVPQEELQPPAVNKEQTEARGEAKACSTPGCDMFGTPEQNGLCTKCFRESTVSKKPPGPAEAPALPAVVVPNSSMLMRECKTPGCQYFCSIATGEYCHECYEKLTGDQRRREVAAGRATQTAKEVQPLAGNPNKCVTEDCNNDRNPDNENLCDVCFINILAKSSQPPSVHPSKQTERASSLSIIPTTPQPLHSVENRTNSQSLGHISDFTHPVKCIIPECLRTGYPKTNDMCKKCFIDQRGRVAGAVAAAVTTMAAVLTHISSTFTSAKTSTPGGSPTCKTAGCEMFGAPGQDGYCSQCYLIELGKKSRPKPAVEIAATQKTVATAPQRPAEEIYTTAAINDVTKARYFKKCKTTDCMRVGHETANGLCHECYTKGSTGRIADKTSAAANLPSSGPEELVPTGAEGSTNPQTSNQSETRPLGFELSSSSTLPLGPIDPQTGDNVSTECLIEGCKNMKLENTGGRCYWCLKKGKIPASPKPPAESPAAPSSTAEPPAAAPTSTTAAAAAGDPQPVPSLVDRKQCPAPHCDAFGDAMYNGLCSKCFHTLREYHSKKPGDSASPLPNGPHHSSEEQSSNTIITAGHGASVVVTPGNVTVTTEEGGTVSVARTTTQVPVPDEPQLPCVNAAQGCVMFGTKEQMGFCFQCFCKHTSQQAEQPPVNHPPQPPVNHPPQPAVNHPPQPANQHPGETPLRVLAEVAGASHYAARLPRQRCIAPGCDMHGELENLNMCSKCYLRHIAEVHRAKDIEAHRAQNLHTNVEPPTAYAPRIIHATVQTGPYYPPPTYNPVVPEPQPGYAPPAYHPRQQCATPNCPNDGYPDQENLCAPCFQKFMSLMTPQQAVRKLEPQEAYQKYVAQEPTKSSALRMCKAEGCENFGNSRCFGFCHGCYQANYAN